From Amycolatopsis sp. YIM 10, the proteins below share one genomic window:
- a CDS encoding MFS transporter: MDTRPLRIPAFRRLWLTTVVTAIGSQLTAVAVPKQVFDLTGSSGYVGLTGAVALVPLLVFGLWGGAIADTVDRRKLLMVTNTGIAVTAALLWAQAFFAVNSVWVVLALLGVNQAFFAINMPTRSAVVARLVPEELLPPAIALQSTMSQFGAVFGPLAAGALLPVVGLSTLYLVDTVALALTLWAVWKLPAMLPLSGLVRRAGLRDVLDGFRYMATQKVLLASFVVDVIAMVAGMPRALFPEMAERTFGDPPGGGLALGWLYTAIPLGAMLIGLMSGWLTRISRHGVAVVVSIAAWGLCVIAFGLADSLWLAIVFLALAGAADMVSAIYRMAILQAASTDEMRGRMQGALTVVVAGGPRIADLSHGWAAAGVGTAAATSGGGVLVILLLLVAVLLLPAFWRYRAPVAKT; encoded by the coding sequence ATGGACACGCGTCCGTTGCGGATCCCGGCTTTCCGGCGGCTCTGGCTGACCACGGTGGTCACCGCCATCGGCAGCCAGCTGACCGCCGTCGCGGTGCCCAAGCAGGTGTTCGACCTGACCGGTTCGTCCGGTTACGTCGGCCTGACCGGTGCCGTCGCGCTGGTCCCGCTGCTGGTGTTCGGCCTGTGGGGCGGGGCGATCGCGGACACCGTGGACCGCCGCAAGCTGCTGATGGTCACCAACACCGGCATCGCGGTGACCGCGGCGCTGCTGTGGGCGCAGGCCTTCTTCGCGGTGAACTCGGTCTGGGTGGTGCTCGCCCTGCTCGGCGTGAACCAGGCGTTCTTCGCGATCAACATGCCCACCCGCAGCGCGGTGGTCGCGCGGCTGGTGCCCGAGGAACTGCTGCCGCCGGCGATCGCGCTGCAGAGCACGATGAGCCAGTTCGGCGCGGTGTTCGGCCCGCTGGCCGCCGGCGCGCTGCTGCCGGTGGTCGGTCTGTCCACTTTGTACCTGGTGGACACGGTGGCGCTGGCGCTCACGCTGTGGGCGGTGTGGAAGCTGCCCGCGATGCTGCCGCTGTCCGGCCTGGTCCGCCGCGCCGGCCTGCGCGACGTGCTCGACGGCTTCCGCTACATGGCCACCCAGAAGGTGCTGCTCGCCTCGTTCGTGGTGGACGTGATCGCGATGGTGGCGGGCATGCCGCGCGCGTTGTTCCCCGAAATGGCCGAGCGGACCTTCGGCGACCCGCCGGGCGGTGGCCTCGCGCTCGGCTGGCTCTACACCGCGATCCCGCTCGGCGCGATGCTGATCGGGCTGATGTCCGGCTGGCTCACCCGGATCAGCAGGCACGGGGTGGCCGTGGTGGTCTCGATCGCCGCGTGGGGCCTGTGCGTGATCGCCTTCGGCCTGGCCGACTCGCTGTGGCTGGCGATCGTGTTCCTGGCACTGGCCGGTGCGGCCGACATGGTCAGCGCGATCTACCGGATGGCCATTCTCCAGGCCGCCTCCACCGACGAGATGCGCGGCCGGATGCAGGGCGCGCTGACCGTGGTCGTCGCGGGCGGACCGCGCATCGCCGACCTGTCCCACGGGTGGGCCGCGGCCGGGGTCGGCACGGCCGCCGCGACCAGCGGCGGCGGAGTACTAGTGATCCTCCTACTCCTGGTCGCGGTACTGCTCCTGCCCGCTTTCTGGCGTTATCGGGCACCCGTCGCCAAGACGTGA